TTCAGTTTGGGATGAAAAAGTGTTGTTTGCTTAACGCATAAGATTTGGGAGGAAGTACCCTTAAATAAGGGCTGATTGTATGTGTCTTTCCTTTGGGGGAGCCCCGGTTTCTTCAGACTCCTCCACTGTTCCCCTCAGAGACTGTAAGTGACCAGTCACCTGATTTTTCTAAGCAgaactaaaaaaatgaaaatcttctAAAACGTTTTTAGCGAGCTTATTGAGCTGTGATGTAGATTCTGGTTACCTACTTGCTCACCTGTTACAACCCTGCAGGTGTGCGAGAAAGCCTTCCAGAGGGTCGGCAAGAGTCCCACGTCGCAGACGCTCCAAGTCTCCCGTCCTGCATCCTCCCAAGTTTACATATTGCAACATGAAAGCCAACAACCAGCTGAAACACAAAACCCAGGCAGACGCGTCAAAGAGTAGTATCAGTTCAGACATTTTTGTTACAGCAGAACACGGTACGAAGGACAGGCACGATTCTCACTTCGAGGCCAGTGATGACAGAACTGAACCTTTGGAAGCTTTCACCGCCGAAAAGCCTTTGGAGAAGTCAAGAGAGAATTGCCCGACTGTCTCCTCATCCTTTCAAACTAGCTTGCATTCTAGCCAAACCTCAGATTTCCAGTCCTTATCCATGCTTAGCAACGGCAAGCAGTGCCCTTGTACGGACAAGAAATGCCAGTGCAAGCAGTGGCGAACCATGGAAGTGTACTCTTTCTCTGGCTTACGGAGCGTCCTGTCAGAATGCGAAAAGGCAGTCCTAGGAGTCCACGCCCAGTCTCTTCAGAATAGATCCCCTTGTGGGACAGCCTCATCAGGTTCTCCTAGATCTTGTTCTGAGCAAGCTCGAGCCTTTGTGGATGACGTGACTATTGAAGATCTTTCTGGATACATGGAATACTACTTATATATTCCCAAGAAAATGTCTCACATGGCAGAAATGATGTATACTTGAGTGAAAGCAATAGAGAATCCTGAACCAGTGTGATAATGGTTGGGTTAAATGCCTTGTCAGTGCCATGTTTTCACTGTTGTGTGTTTGATCAAATGTTTCTTTGCCTCATACAGTTTAGTTttctaataaaatgaaaaatggaatatAGTTTCTGAGCTTAGTTCTAAAAAGAATGCACTAAAGTCTCTGAATACCTTAACAAAAAAGCACTGTAGATCAAGTTCcctttgttttttggtttgtgctgTGGATATTCAAGCTCTGTATGCTGTTTTCACTAagttttggcaaaaaaaaagcagccttttaggttttttctgaaattttgcaGTGTTTGGAAGGTTCATTCTTAATGTGTCCCAGTAGTTAGAGAAATGTTTCATAGCTACGGCTCTATCCTCCTCATCCTGCTCTAGAGAGAAGAATGAGAAGGCATTCAGTATTTTGGATAGGAGGAATCTCCTTTCCTTTGAACACTATCTGGCTTTTTTTTGGTTGGATTAAATTGTGAGTACTTCCTCCTCACAAATTTTTTGGGAGGTCCGGAATGTGCGAGTGTGTGCTTGGACCCTTTCATAATCTAACTAGCTCACTCTTAAGCAGTTCTATTTTTCTGCAGATAAGTGAAGTTCTTagaagcaaaaatatattttgttatttgtGCTTTACAGATGGAATAATTTAGGGGGGAGTGAAGCAGGCTAACAGTTTTTTTGGGCCACGCTGTCTTGGAAGTGGAGATTGTGGAGCCATCGATACAGATAGTTCTGAGTATGTTTGATACACAAAGCAGCGTGGAAATAGGGTAAACAAGAAGTGTGTATCTTACAGGCTTTGTGGTGTAGAGCTATAACATTCCTTCTgattgaaaatattgaaataaaaaattttg
The sequence above is drawn from the Strix uralensis isolate ZFMK-TIS-50842 chromosome 18, bStrUra1, whole genome shotgun sequence genome and encodes:
- the LOC141951720 gene encoding oxidative stress-responsive serine-rich protein 1-like, with protein sequence MDLEAKDEEEESLQTAFKKLRVDAAGCIAALSMGDGTILRTPTRAAMDGAKQQAVCSKEAWHGCARKPSRGSARVPRRRRSKSPVLHPPKFTYCNMKANNQLKHKTQADASKSSISSDIFVTAEHGTKDRHDSHFEASDDRTEPLEAFTAEKPLEKSRENCPTVSSSFQTSLHSSQTSDFQSLSMLSNGKQCPCTDKKCQCKQWRTMEVYSFSGLRSVLSECEKAVLGVHAQSLQNRSPCGTASSGSPRSCSEQARAFVDDVTIEDLSGYMEYYLYIPKKMSHMAEMMYT